The following coding sequences lie in one Candidatus Rokuibacteriota bacterium genomic window:
- the cobT gene encoding nicotinate-nucleotide--dimethylbenzimidazole phosphoribosyltransferase, with amino-acid sequence MSALQKLLSLITPPASGAGARAQAHLDQLTKPPGSLGRLEEIARRVVEITGWERPTIRRAVIFTLAADHGVVAEGVSAYPQVVTSQMLENFLMGGAAINVLARQVGADLVVADLGVATPCSDHPRLVARPIGPGTRNMARGPAMTREQALAAIEAGIALLEAEKTRGVDLIGTGEMGIGNTTAASAITAVLTGAPVETVTGRGTGIDDATWELKVGVIQRALEVNQPDPRDALDVLAKVGGFEIGGLVGVILAGAAHRLPVLLDGFIAGAAALIAHALKPEVAHYLLASHCSAEAGHRVVLARLGLEPYLELGLRLGEGTGAALAIALVRAALAVYSEMATFKSAGVSERAP; translated from the coding sequence ATGAGCGCGCTCCAGAAACTCCTTAGCCTGATCACACCGCCGGCCTCTGGCGCCGGCGCGCGGGCCCAGGCTCACCTGGACCAGCTCACGAAGCCTCCCGGCAGCCTCGGGCGCCTGGAGGAGATCGCCCGGCGGGTCGTCGAGATCACGGGGTGGGAGAGGCCGACCATTCGCAGGGCTGTGATTTTCACCCTGGCGGCCGACCACGGGGTCGTAGCCGAAGGCGTAAGCGCGTACCCGCAGGTAGTTACCTCACAGATGCTGGAGAACTTTCTGATGGGTGGCGCGGCCATCAACGTCCTGGCTCGTCAGGTGGGAGCCGATCTAGTCGTGGCTGATCTCGGAGTCGCCACCCCCTGCTCGGACCATCCACGGCTGGTGGCGAGACCAATCGGTCCAGGGACACGAAACATGGCGCGCGGGCCGGCGATGACGCGGGAGCAGGCGCTGGCCGCGATCGAGGCTGGGATCGCCCTGCTCGAGGCCGAGAAAACGCGTGGTGTGGACCTCATCGGCACCGGCGAGATGGGGATCGGCAACACGACCGCTGCCAGCGCCATTACCGCCGTGCTCACGGGCGCGCCCGTCGAGACCGTGACCGGGCGGGGCACGGGGATTGACGACGCAACCTGGGAGCTGAAGGTCGGGGTGATCCAGCGGGCGCTGGAGGTGAATCAGCCCGATCCCCGCGACGCTCTCGATGTCCTCGCCAAGGTGGGAGGCTTCGAGATCGGCGGGCTCGTGGGCGTGATCCTGGCGGGCGCGGCCCACAGGCTTCCGGTGCTGCTCGATGGCTTCATCGCGGGGGCGGCGGCGCTGATCGCCCACGCGCTCAAGCCCGAGGTCGCCCACTATCTCCTCGCGTCCCACTGCTCTGCCGAGGCCGGGCATCGAGTGGTCCTGGCGAGACTCGGGCTCGAGCCGTACCTGGAACTCGGGCTCAGGCTCGGGGAAGGGACCGGGGCAGCCCTGGCGATCGCGCTGGTCAGAGCCGCCCTGGCCGTCTACTCGGAGATGGCCACCTTCAAGTCGGCGGGCGTGTCGGAGCGGGCGCCGTGA
- a CDS encoding cobyrinate a,c-diamide synthase, with protein sequence MIRLVVIAGVSSGVGKTTLTVGLLEAFRRRGLVVQAFKVGPDFIDPGFHALVTGRPSYTLDGWMCSREEIVATVAARAPDADLAIVEGVMGCFDGYEARSEEGSTAQVAKWLGAPVILVVDARAMARSAAAVLLGFEGFDPDLELAGVVFNRVGGESHFRLLRESLEGRCRALPLGFLLERETLRLPERHLGLVTAAEQGLPQPLLDELVQTLEAGVDLDRLHSLARSHIAPAKVPHAVEPRPARVRIGVALDRAFQFYYPANFDLLRQAGAELVFFSPLADAELPGVDALYLGGGYPEVYARQLASNLGMLKAVREFAGSGGPIYAECGGLMYLAEALEDEAGERHPMVGLLATTVRMRPKRLSLGYAEVEVARDTPLAQAGAILRGHEFHASRIDEVPASVTRAYSVRGRRGEAPRAEGYLVGNALMSYVHLHFGSNPAVAGHLVATCLGRRA encoded by the coding sequence GTGATTCGTCTTGTGGTCATCGCCGGAGTCTCGAGCGGGGTGGGGAAGACGACGCTGACGGTCGGGCTCCTCGAAGCCTTCCGCCGCCGCGGCCTCGTCGTCCAGGCGTTCAAGGTCGGCCCCGACTTCATCGATCCTGGCTTCCACGCGCTCGTCACGGGACGGCCGTCCTACACGCTCGACGGCTGGATGTGCTCTCGGGAGGAGATCGTCGCGACGGTCGCCGCTCGGGCCCCCGATGCCGACCTGGCGATCGTCGAAGGCGTGATGGGCTGCTTCGACGGCTACGAGGCCAGGAGCGAGGAGGGCTCGACCGCCCAGGTGGCGAAGTGGCTCGGAGCCCCGGTGATCCTGGTCGTGGACGCGCGGGCGATGGCCCGGAGCGCGGCAGCGGTCCTCCTGGGGTTCGAGGGCTTCGACCCGGATCTGGAGCTTGCCGGGGTGGTCTTCAACCGGGTCGGCGGCGAGAGCCATTTCCGCCTGCTCAGGGAATCCCTGGAGGGACGCTGTCGCGCGCTCCCCCTCGGCTTCCTCCTGGAACGTGAGACTCTGCGCCTGCCCGAGCGCCATCTCGGTTTGGTGACGGCCGCGGAGCAGGGGCTCCCTCAGCCGCTGCTTGATGAGCTGGTTCAGACCCTCGAGGCGGGCGTTGACCTCGACAGGCTCCACTCCCTTGCCAGGAGCCACATCGCCCCGGCGAAGGTCCCGCACGCCGTCGAGCCGCGGCCGGCCAGGGTGAGGATCGGCGTGGCCCTGGACCGCGCCTTTCAGTTCTACTACCCGGCGAACTTCGACCTCCTCCGGCAGGCGGGAGCGGAGCTCGTTTTCTTCAGCCCCCTCGCGGACGCCGAGCTTCCCGGGGTGGACGCCCTCTACCTCGGCGGCGGCTACCCGGAGGTGTACGCCCGACAGCTCGCGTCGAACCTCGGCATGCTCAAGGCGGTGAGGGAGTTCGCCGGCTCGGGCGGGCCGATCTATGCCGAATGCGGGGGGCTGATGTACCTGGCCGAAGCCCTCGAGGACGAGGCGGGGGAGCGCCACCCGATGGTGGGGCTCCTGGCGACGACGGTCAGGATGAGGCCCAAGCGCCTGAGCCTCGGCTATGCCGAGGTCGAGGTCGCCCGCGACACGCCGCTGGCGCAGGCGGGGGCCATCCTTCGAGGCCACGAGTTCCACGCCTCGCGGATCGACGAGGTGCCGGCCTCGGTGACGCGCGCGTACAGCGTCCGCGGGCGGCGCGGCGAGGCGCCGCGCGCCGAGGGCTACCTGGTCGGGAACGCCCTCATGAGCTACGTCCACCTCCACTTCGGCTCGAACCCGGCTGTCGCCGGTCACCTGGTGGCGACCTGCCTGGGGAGGCGCGCGTGA
- a CDS encoding cobalamin-binding protein: protein MRPIGFALASLLLLAPPAHAFTVRDMLGRQVALAAPPSRIVSLVPSVTEIVFALGGEARLVGVTDFCDFPPAARQKPSVGGMVSPSLEVIATLKPDLVIATNAGNRAETVAQLERLRIPSYLVSVDRLAELPDVIARLGELTGRQAAVAELTERLVRRIREVGEAVKPFRRLRVLYVLWPEPLIVPGRAAIVTELIQLAGGTSITAGNAEAYPRYSLEAAVAGAPEVIILATHGSGSSPMSREKWHRLASLPAIKAGRIHSVDGNLLHRYGPRIVDGLETLARVIHPEAFR, encoded by the coding sequence GTGAGGCCCATCGGCTTTGCTCTCGCGAGCCTCCTCCTCCTCGCGCCGCCGGCTCACGCGTTCACCGTCCGCGACATGCTCGGTCGTCAGGTGGCGCTCGCGGCACCGCCTTCGCGGATTGTCTCGCTCGTCCCCAGCGTCACCGAGATCGTCTTCGCCTTGGGCGGCGAGGCCCGGCTCGTCGGCGTGACCGACTTCTGCGACTTCCCGCCCGCCGCCAGGCAGAAGCCGAGCGTGGGAGGGATGGTAAGCCCGAGCCTCGAGGTCATCGCCACGCTCAAGCCGGACCTGGTGATCGCGACCAACGCGGGAAACCGCGCGGAGACCGTCGCCCAGCTCGAGCGGCTCAGGATTCCTAGCTATCTCGTCAGCGTGGACAGATTGGCCGAGCTGCCCGACGTGATCGCGCGGCTGGGGGAGCTGACCGGGCGCCAGGCGGCCGTGGCTGAGCTGACGGAGCGGCTCGTGCGCCGCATCCGTGAGGTCGGAGAGGCGGTCAAGCCGTTCCGGCGACTCCGGGTCCTCTACGTCCTCTGGCCTGAGCCCCTCATCGTCCCCGGGCGCGCCGCGATCGTGACGGAGCTGATCCAGCTCGCGGGAGGCACGAGCATCACCGCGGGGAACGCCGAGGCCTACCCCCGCTACAGCCTGGAGGCCGCGGTCGCCGGCGCCCCCGAGGTGATCATTCTCGCCACCCACGGCTCAGGCTCTTCCCCCATGTCCCGGGAGAAGTGGCACCGGCTCGCCAGCCTGCCCGCGATCAAGGCCGGGCGGATCCATTCCGTGGACGGAAACCTGCTCCACCGCTACGGTCCGCGGATCGTGGACGGCCTCGAGACGCTGGCGCGCGTCATTCATCCGGAAGCGTTTCGATGA
- a CDS encoding iron ABC transporter permease: protein MTLRHRLVLALGVLLTVLLAVGAVALLVGGAPLSPRAIGRVLLGRAQAESAEAVVVLSLRLPRIAVAVLAGGALAVAGVGFQALTRNPLAEPAVLGVSSGAAFGVVVAQLFGLGLTVVEAAGLTALAFVGGLAAAVTVYAIASADGRLPVQTLLLAGVIVGIFFSSAIAVLISVVDFNRLGGVIHWLLGNLGPIPPGSLALFALFAGAGFWLIVSQARALNLLALGEEAAVQLGVNAERLKLRIFLGAALLTATVVAFAGPIAFVGLIVPHMLRMLLGPDNRLLVPAALLGGGSFLLAADTLARSVIAPAELSVGIITSFCGAPFFVYLLRTRYRGIP, encoded by the coding sequence ATGACCCTGCGACACCGCCTCGTCCTCGCCCTCGGTGTCCTCCTGACGGTGCTCCTCGCCGTGGGCGCTGTGGCGCTGCTCGTCGGCGGCGCCCCGCTCTCGCCGCGAGCCATCGGCCGTGTCCTCCTCGGACGCGCCCAGGCGGAGTCGGCTGAGGCGGTCGTGGTCCTGAGCCTCCGGCTTCCACGGATCGCCGTCGCCGTCCTCGCCGGCGGGGCGCTCGCCGTGGCCGGGGTGGGCTTTCAGGCGCTGACACGAAACCCGCTCGCCGAGCCGGCGGTCCTCGGGGTGTCGAGCGGGGCTGCCTTCGGGGTCGTGGTGGCGCAGCTCTTCGGTCTGGGGCTCACGGTCGTGGAGGCCGCGGGGCTCACCGCGCTGGCCTTCGTCGGCGGCCTGGCTGCGGCGGTAACAGTGTACGCGATCGCCTCGGCTGACGGGCGGCTTCCGGTCCAGACGCTCCTCCTGGCGGGAGTGATCGTCGGCATCTTCTTCTCCTCCGCGATCGCGGTGCTGATCTCGGTCGTGGATTTCAACCGGCTGGGTGGCGTGATCCACTGGCTCCTCGGCAATCTCGGGCCGATCCCCCCCGGGTCGCTGGCACTCTTTGCGCTGTTCGCGGGCGCTGGCTTCTGGCTGATCGTGAGCCAGGCACGCGCGCTCAACCTCCTGGCCCTCGGGGAGGAGGCGGCAGTTCAGCTCGGCGTGAACGCCGAGCGCCTGAAGCTCCGGATCTTTCTCGGGGCGGCGCTGCTGACGGCAACCGTGGTCGCCTTCGCGGGACCGATCGCCTTCGTGGGGCTGATCGTTCCCCACATGCTGAGGATGCTCCTGGGTCCTGACAACCGGCTGCTCGTGCCGGCCGCCCTCCTGGGTGGCGGGAGCTTCCTCCTCGCCGCAGACACGCTGGCCCGGAGCGTCATCGCGCCCGCCGAGCTATCGGTCGGCATCATCACCTCGTTCTGCGGCGCGCCGTTCTTCGTCTACCTCTTGCGGACCCGCTACCGGGGGATCCCGTGA
- a CDS encoding ABC transporter ATP-binding protein produces the protein MNPLVELRDVEFVYRTAGARRVRPFRLAGLSFTVAPGEILGVIGPNSAGKTTVVRLLSKVVEPAAGEILLDGRPLARLPRWELARQVAVVPQDVPHGFPFTVEQLVVMGRYPHAPGRFFESPEDLAIARDTMAATGVLELAAAPLGDLSGGERQRAILARALAQRPRLLILDEPTAHLDLHHQAECARLLRRLNRERGVTIVLVSHDLNLAADLSDRLLLLADGTLVRAGLPEEVLDEAVLTAVYGCPVVVEKSPATRRLVVQVVWPESEGR, from the coding sequence GTGAATCCCCTCGTCGAGCTGAGGGATGTGGAGTTCGTCTACCGGACCGCGGGAGCGCGGCGTGTGCGCCCGTTCAGGCTCGCGGGCCTCTCCTTCACCGTCGCCCCCGGCGAGATCCTGGGCGTGATCGGGCCCAACAGCGCGGGAAAGACGACGGTGGTCCGGCTCCTGAGCAAGGTGGTGGAGCCGGCGGCGGGGGAGATCCTCCTCGACGGCAGGCCGCTCGCCCGCCTGCCCCGATGGGAGCTGGCCCGTCAGGTCGCGGTGGTCCCGCAAGACGTGCCCCACGGGTTCCCCTTCACGGTGGAGCAGCTCGTGGTCATGGGGCGCTACCCGCACGCGCCCGGCCGTTTCTTCGAGAGCCCGGAGGATCTCGCCATCGCGCGGGACACCATGGCGGCGACCGGCGTCCTCGAGCTGGCCGCGGCTCCGCTCGGGGACCTGAGCGGCGGCGAGCGCCAGCGGGCGATCCTGGCGCGCGCGCTCGCCCAGCGGCCCCGGCTCCTGATCCTGGACGAGCCGACGGCGCACCTGGACCTCCATCACCAGGCCGAGTGCGCCCGGCTCCTCAGGCGCCTGAACCGGGAGCGCGGCGTCACGATCGTGCTGGTCTCCCATGACCTGAACCTGGCCGCGGACCTTTCGGATCGTCTCCTCCTGCTCGCCGACGGCACACTGGTGCGCGCGGGGCTTCCCGAGGAAGTCCTCGACGAGGCGGTGCTGACCGCGGTGTATGGCTGTCCCGTCGTGGTCGAGAAGAGCCCGGCAACCCGCCGGCTCGTGGTGCAGGTCGTCTGGCCGGAGTCCGAAGGGAGGTGA